A window of the Hordeum vulgare subsp. vulgare chromosome 5H, MorexV3_pseudomolecules_assembly, whole genome shotgun sequence genome harbors these coding sequences:
- the LOC123451855 gene encoding LOW QUALITY PROTEIN: NAC domain-containing protein 17-like (The sequence of the model RefSeq protein was modified relative to this genomic sequence to represent the inferred CDS: deleted 1 base in 1 codon) yields the protein MAQTCLPPGFRFHPTDVELVSYYLKRKIMGKKLFVEAISEVELYKFAPWDLPDKSCLQSKDLEWFFFCPRDKKYPKGSRTNRATPNGYRKTSGKDRTIELNSRIVGLKKTLIFHEGKAPKGNRTDWVMYEYKMEDETLDAAGFSKDAYVLCKIFKKSGLGPRIGEQYGAPFDENEWKNLDVGSSIFSFAPSSGVEDPQVESSALATPVIQEPFTPQQSVQFSEHVNICSNEDNNAPPEIDGIWLEELAMFLNDSPNHDIALPENSGLPPMSELEAQAFEMNTAELYDQLAGLAQSGDMSNVNFPAGDVGVTENDFQQSNSGFAMDDDYIELDDLFAPGETFSYDFSGETFSYDLTGGTFSYDLSVPNNQFLQYPLDQSTNGSHYGDGATQSTFEASGSLPPMPSTFDDMPSVSNKPANSNCLNPTMKDPFS from the exons ATGGCTCAAACTTGCCTGCCACCTGGCTTTCGTTTCCATCCAACAGATGTTGAGCTTGTTTCTTACTACTTGAAAAGGAAGATTATG GGGAAGAAACTTTTTGTTGAAGCTATCTCAGAGGTTGAGCTGTACAAATTTGCTCCTTGGGACCTTCCTGATAAATCCTGTCTCCAGAGCAAAGATCTTGAGTGGTTCTTCTTTTGCCCCCGTGACAAAAAATATCCTAAAGGGTCTAGGACGAACCGTGCCACACCAAATGGTTATAGGAAAACAAGTGGAAAAGATAGAACAATTGAGCTGAACTCTCGCATTGTTGGGTTGAAGAAGACATTGATTTTTCATGAAGGCAAGGCACCCAAAGGCAACAGGACAGATTGGGTGATGTATGAAtacaaaatggaagatgaaacttTGGATGCTGCTGGTTTCTCAAAGGATGCTTATGTGCTCTGCAAGATATTTAAAAAGAGTGGGCTTGGCCCAAGGATTGGTGAGCAATATGGGGCTCCTTTTGATGAAAATGAATGGAAGAATTTGGATGTTGGAAGTTCTATCTTCTCTTTTGCACCCTCGTCCGGTGTAGAGGATCCACAAGTCGAAAGTTCTGCCTTGGCTACTCCAGTTATTCAGGAACCATTCACGCCTCAGCAGTCTGTTCAATTTTCTGAACATGTTAATATCTGTTCTAATGAGGACAATAATGCGCCTCCTGAAATTGATGGAATTTGGTTGGAAGAACTGGCAATGTTTTTGAATGATTCTCCCAACCATGACATAGCTTTGCCAGAGAATTCTGGTCTCCCTCCAATGTCTGAGCTTGAGGCTCAAGCTTTTGAGATGAATACTGCTGAGCTCTATGATCAATTAGCAGGACTTGCCCAGTCAGGGGATATGTCTAATGTAAACTTCCCTGCTGGCGACGTGGGTGTTACTGAAAACGATTTCCAGCAATCAAACTCTGGATTTGCTATGGATGATGATTATATAGAGCTGGATGATCTGTTTGCTCCTGGGGAAACCTTCTCTTATGATTTTTCTGGTGAAACCTTCTCCTATGATTTGACTGGTGGAACCTTCTCCTATGATTTGTCTGTGCCAAACAATCAGTTTTTGCAGTACCCATTGGATCAATCAACTAATGGCAGTCACTATGGTGATGGTGCTACTCAATCAACTTTTGAAGCAAGTGGATCGCTTCCACCAATGCCTAGCACTTTTGATGACATGCCTTCTGTTTCCAATAAGCCTGCAAACTCCAATTGCTTGAACCCAACCATGAAAGACCCATTCTCT